From a region of the Streptomyces venezuelae genome:
- a CDS encoding response regulator transcription factor, translating into MIRVLLVDDDAIVRAGLRLMLGGAPDIELVAEAADGAEVPALVAAHAPHLVLMDIRMPGVDGLAATERLRARPGAPEVLVLTTFHTDAHVLRALRAGAAGFLLKDTPPQEIVTAIRTVAAGDPVLSAAVTRRLIDQVTGDFGQGTRASAARRRLELLAGREREVALAVGRGLSNAEIGRELHLALPTVKTHVSRILTRLDLNNRVQIALLVHDATLADSGGH; encoded by the coding sequence GTGATTCGCGTACTGCTGGTCGACGACGACGCGATCGTCCGGGCGGGGCTGCGTCTGATGCTGGGCGGTGCCCCGGACATCGAGCTGGTCGCGGAGGCCGCGGACGGCGCGGAGGTGCCCGCGCTGGTCGCGGCGCACGCGCCCCACCTGGTGCTGATGGACATCCGGATGCCCGGCGTCGACGGGCTGGCCGCCACCGAGCGGCTCCGGGCGCGGCCGGGCGCCCCCGAGGTGCTGGTCCTGACCACCTTCCACACCGACGCGCACGTGCTGCGGGCGCTGCGGGCCGGAGCGGCCGGATTCCTCCTGAAGGACACCCCGCCGCAGGAGATCGTGACGGCCATCCGGACGGTGGCCGCCGGGGACCCGGTGCTCTCCGCGGCCGTCACCCGTCGGCTCATCGACCAGGTGACCGGAGACTTCGGCCAGGGCACCCGGGCGAGCGCCGCCCGCAGGCGACTGGAGCTGCTGGCCGGGCGCGAGCGGGAGGTGGCCCTGGCGGTCGGGAGGGGCCTGTCCAACGCGGAGATCGGACGGGAGCTCCACCTGGCGCTGCCCACGGTCAAGACCCACGTGTCCCGGATCCTGACCCGGCTCGACCTCAACAACCGGGTACAGATCGCCCTGCTGGTCCATGACGCGACCCTGGCGGACAGCGGAGGACACTGA
- a CDS encoding sensor histidine kinase — protein MRRITRTRRDWAADLALFLFAACFAAVSSQSIPVAEGLGPGWRAADQVAGGLGCAAVLLRRRAPVRLAVALLLAGSVAHYLTGPTIVAVYTVAAARPWKATAWLAALAFGPLPLFLWQLPDMSEERAGSAVTYFALIAGAIGWGLFRRSRQQLIASLRERAELAEADAESRAARARLEAREEIAREMHDVLGHRLSLLSVHAGALEFNPGAPRAEIERAAGVMRESAHLALHDLREVIGVLRAGPGTDPSEAGERPQPELADLPRLVAEARAAGGRIELAGPPEGAAPPPLVGRTAYRIVQEALTNVRKHAPGAAADVRVTGGPGDGLTVEVRNTRPPGPDPARGTVPGPAEGGGQGLIGLAERARLAGGELTAVPAGDGFRVRAWLPWQG, from the coding sequence ATGCGCCGTATCACCCGCACCCGCCGGGACTGGGCCGCCGACCTGGCCCTGTTCCTCTTCGCCGCCTGCTTCGCCGCCGTCAGCTCGCAGTCCATCCCGGTCGCGGAAGGCCTCGGCCCGGGCTGGCGGGCCGCCGACCAGGTGGCCGGCGGGCTGGGCTGCGCGGCGGTCCTGCTGCGGCGGCGCGCGCCGGTCCGGCTGGCCGTGGCGCTGCTCCTGGCCGGCAGCGTGGCGCACTACCTGACCGGGCCGACGATCGTGGCGGTGTACACGGTGGCCGCGGCCCGGCCCTGGAAGGCCACGGCGTGGTTGGCGGCCCTCGCCTTCGGACCGCTGCCGCTCTTCCTGTGGCAGCTGCCCGACATGTCCGAGGAGCGGGCCGGTTCGGCGGTGACGTACTTCGCGCTGATCGCCGGGGCCATCGGCTGGGGGCTGTTCCGGCGGTCCCGGCAGCAGCTCATCGCCTCGCTGCGCGAGCGCGCCGAGCTGGCCGAGGCGGACGCGGAGTCACGGGCGGCGCGGGCCCGGCTGGAGGCCAGGGAGGAGATCGCCCGCGAGATGCACGACGTGCTCGGCCACCGGCTGTCGCTGCTCAGCGTGCACGCGGGTGCCCTGGAGTTCAATCCCGGCGCCCCCCGGGCCGAGATCGAACGGGCCGCCGGGGTGATGCGCGAGAGCGCCCACCTGGCGCTGCACGACCTGCGCGAGGTGATCGGCGTGCTCCGGGCGGGTCCGGGCACAGACCCCTCGGAGGCCGGCGAACGCCCGCAGCCGGAACTGGCGGACCTTCCCCGGCTGGTGGCGGAGGCGAGGGCGGCTGGCGGCCGGATCGAGCTGGCCGGACCGCCGGAAGGGGCCGCGCCGCCGCCCCTGGTGGGACGGACGGCGTACCGGATCGTGCAGGAGGCGCTGACCAACGTACGCAAGCACGCGCCCGGCGCGGCCGCCGACGTGCGGGTCACCGGGGGCCCGGGCGACGGCCTCACGGTCGAGGTCCGCAACACCCGCCCGCCCGGCCCGGATCCGGCCCGCGGCACGGTCCCCGGGCCGGCCGAGGGTGGCGGACAGGGGCTGATCGGGCTGGCCGAACGTGCCCGGCTGGCCGGCGGGGAACTGACGGCCGTTCCCGCCGGGGACGGATTCCGGGTACGGGCCTGGCTACCCTGGCAGGGCTGA